One Fusobacterium nucleatum genomic window carries:
- a CDS encoding ISL3 family transposase, which produces MISLSLANFIKTILNIQDDNISFPEEDYCQIIQKANYVIKVFKGFLKSSYCSCPHCNSKNIVKNGSRERNIKFIPFQNYNIELNLSIQRYICKDCKKTFSPSTSIAKDNSNISNNLKYTIAQELQENISLTFIAKKYNLSISSVQRIMDECYSDFKVNKDHLPETMCIDEFKSVKNIDGAMSFVFADYQTKNIIDIVEDRRLNSLTEYFSRFSLEARNNVKYICMDMYSPYISLVKSIFPESEIVLDKFHIVNLVSRAFNQTRISIMNSLKDDSLKRKLKLFWKLLQKYYPDLCQEPYYCPSFKYKLSTKKKVDYLLEKSPELDVNFNIYQDILQAIRHNNFKRFENIVKKNLAKKEKVSKQMLTALKTLKKYMKYIENMFKSNITNGLIEGLNNKIKSIKRTAFGYSNFSNFKKRILIQAGIISISA; this is translated from the coding sequence GTGATTTCATTGTCTCTAGCTAATTTTATCAAAACTATCTTAAATATTCAAGATGATAATATTTCTTTTCCAGAAGAAGATTATTGTCAGATTATTCAAAAAGCTAATTATGTAATTAAAGTTTTTAAAGGTTTTCTTAAATCTAGTTATTGTTCTTGTCCTCATTGTAATTCTAAAAATATTGTTAAAAATGGTTCTAGGGAACGTAATATTAAATTTATTCCTTTTCAAAATTACAATATTGAACTTAATCTTAGTATACAAAGGTATATCTGCAAAGATTGTAAAAAAACTTTTTCTCCTTCTACTAGTATTGCTAAAGATAATTCTAATATTTCTAATAACCTTAAATACACTATTGCGCAAGAACTTCAAGAAAATATTTCTCTTACTTTTATTGCTAAGAAGTACAATCTTTCTATTTCTTCAGTTCAAAGAATTATGGATGAGTGTTACTCTGATTTTAAGGTTAATAAAGACCATTTACCTGAAACTATGTGTATTGACGAGTTTAAATCAGTTAAAAATATTGATGGCGCTATGTCTTTTGTTTTTGCTGATTATCAAACTAAAAATATTATTGATATTGTTGAAGATAGAAGATTAAATTCCTTGACAGAATATTTTTCAAGATTTTCACTTGAAGCTAGGAATAATGTAAAATATATCTGTATGGATATGTATTCTCCATATATTAGTTTAGTAAAATCTATTTTTCCTGAGTCTGAGATAGTATTAGATAAATTTCATATTGTTAATCTAGTTAGTAGAGCATTTAACCAAACTAGAATATCCATAATGAATTCCCTTAAAGATGATTCATTAAAAAGAAAATTAAAACTATTTTGGAAGTTACTCCAAAAATATTATCCTGACCTTTGTCAAGAACCATATTATTGTCCAAGCTTTAAATACAAACTTAGCACTAAGAAAAAAGTGGACTATCTTCTAGAAAAAAGTCCTGAATTAGATGTTAATTTTAATATATATCAAGATATTCTTCAAGCAATAAGACATAATAATTTTAAAAGATTTGAAAATATTGTAAAGAAAAATCTAGCCAAAAAGGAGAAAGTATCTAAACAAATGCTTACAGCTTTAAAGACTTTAAAAAAATATATGAAATATATTGAAAATATGTTTAAATCAAACATTACAAATGGGTTGATAGAAGGTTTAAACAATAAAATTAAGTCAATAAAGAGAACAGCATTTGGATATTCAAATTTTAGTAATTTTAAAAAGCGCATATTAATTCAAGCAGGAATTATATCAATTAGTGCTTAA
- a CDS encoding S26 family signal peptidase — protein sequence MKIKYNSRILKIYLFFFIFMLIFKIIGKNYTVVITESLPLGVYKLYPVKDTIKIGDIVQFKPNENTIEFLKDREYLPEIADTLVKEVAADYSNRDEIKFIYDVNLEQNLLYVGEKNYGSIFLKDSKGRNITSVSLEDLRPKNKDEYLLLSSHYKSYDSRYFGLIKRNQILNIAEIKVKF from the coding sequence ATGAAAATAAAATACAATTCAAGAATTTTAAAAATTTACTTATTTTTCTTTATTTTTATGTTAATTTTTAAAATAATAGGAAAGAATTATACAGTTGTAATAACAGAAAGTTTACCATTGGGAGTGTATAAATTATATCCTGTAAAAGACACAATAAAAATTGGAGATATTGTTCAATTCAAACCAAATGAAAATACAATAGAATTTTTGAAAGATAGAGAGTATTTACCAGAAATAGCAGATACCTTAGTTAAAGAAGTTGCAGCTGATTACAGCAATAGAGATGAAATAAAATTTATTTATGATGTAAATTTAGAACAAAATTTACTTTATGTAGGAGAAAAAAATTATGGTTCTATTTTTTTAAAAGATTCAAAAGGTAGAAATATAACCTCTGTATCACTTGAAGATTTAAGACCAAAGAATAAAGATGAATACTTGTTACTTTCATCTCATTATAAATCTTATGATAGTCGATATTTTGGACTTATAAAAAGAAATCAAATTTTAAATATAGCAGAAATAAAAGTTAAATTTTAG
- a CDS encoding glycosyltransferase family 4 protein produces the protein MSKTFLHISEEFEYTWLGKDNGMIPIYMSEKLGYDSKILTVNLKNDLPDNERGVELIKVKRKFAFLSNFAYWTKLVKRYNIFKYLIKNVKNIDVLMLFHVSRCSYWYAYIYKKLNPNGFIYIKADFNLAVYQKEWNIVNSKPKSLREFFRKRREGSEYNKRKKLLPMTNLISYESLEAYEFMKDSYAGIDTKGKTIYLPNGYDNNIIDKIKVKTLEEKEDIILTVGRLGTEAKNTELLLETLKEIDLKDWKVYLVGSIDKRFINYKENFFKENPSLIDKIIFTGEIKEREELYKYYNRARVFVLPSRWESFGIVMVEAMAFGNYIITSNTCAAKDITNNGEIGKVIKIDSKEELKKELERVISGKINLKGKYGETLNYILNFKYSNLIEKLGERIH, from the coding sequence ATGAGTAAAACATTTTTACATATATCAGAAGAATTTGAGTATACATGGCTTGGAAAAGATAATGGGATGATTCCTATTTATATGTCTGAAAAACTAGGGTATGATAGTAAAATTTTAACTGTCAACTTAAAGAATGATTTACCTGATAATGAAAGAGGAGTAGAGCTTATAAAAGTAAAAAGAAAATTTGCTTTTCTTTCAAATTTTGCATATTGGACTAAACTAGTAAAAAGATATAATATCTTTAAATATTTGATAAAAAATGTTAAAAATATAGATGTATTAATGCTATTTCATGTATCAAGATGTAGTTATTGGTATGCTTATATCTATAAAAAATTAAATCCTAATGGTTTTATATATATTAAAGCAGATTTTAATTTAGCAGTTTATCAAAAAGAATGGAATATAGTTAACTCTAAACCTAAATCCCTTAGAGAATTTTTTAGAAAAAGAAGAGAAGGTTCTGAGTATAATAAAAGAAAAAAATTGCTTCCTATGACTAATTTAATTAGTTATGAAAGTCTTGAAGCCTATGAATTTATGAAAGATAGTTATGCAGGGATTGATACAAAAGGAAAAACTATTTATTTACCTAATGGTTATGATAATAACATAATAGATAAAATAAAAGTAAAAACTTTGGAAGAAAAAGAAGATATTATATTAACAGTTGGAAGACTAGGAACTGAAGCTAAAAATACAGAGTTATTATTAGAAACTTTAAAAGAAATTGATTTAAAAGATTGGAAAGTATATCTTGTAGGTTCTATTGATAAGAGATTTATAAATTATAAAGAGAACTTTTTTAAAGAAAATCCTAGTCTAATTGATAAGATAATATTTACTGGTGAGATTAAGGAGAGAGAAGAATTATATAAATATTATAATAGAGCAAGAGTATTTGTATTACCTTCAAGATGGGAAAGTTTTGGAATTGTTATGGTTGAAGCAATGGCTTTTGGAAATTATATAATTACTTCTAATACTTGTGCAGCTAAAGATATTACAAATAATGGTGAAATAGGAAAAGTTATTAAAATTGATTCTAAAGAAGAATTAAAAAAAGAATTAGAAAGAGTGATATCTGGAAAAATTAATTTAAAAGGAAAATATGGAGAAACTTTAAATTATATTTTAAATTTTAAATATTCAAATTTAATAGAAAAATTAGGTGAAAGGATTCATTAA
- a CDS encoding transposase: MINKYDIEFKKKIVRLFLEEGRTKKSISTEFSVSVATISNWVRQFRDECQINEKANHEYDYMKENLRLCKELEETKKENEFLKKAAAFFAKEID, from the coding sequence ATGATTAATAAATATGATATTGAATTTAAGAAGAAAATTGTTAGACTTTTCCTTGAAGAAGGTAGAACTAAAAAGAGTATATCTACTGAGTTCTCTGTTTCTGTTGCTACTATTTCTAATTGGGTTAGACAATTCCGTGATGAATGCCAAATTAATGAAAAAGCCAATCATGAATACGACTATATGAAAGAAAATCTTAGACTTTGTAAAGAACTTGAAGAAACTAAAAAAGAAAATGAATTCTTAAAAAAAGCAGCGGCATTCTTCGCGAAGGAAATCGATTAA
- a CDS encoding zeta toxin family protein, with protein sequence MDNFTEKEFEEIYNFIKSKLIIDKEVCNEQRVYVLGGQPGAGKSTLTSRIEEKMKNNIIAINGDDFRSYHPKYKNLVKAYGDDSVLYTQKFSNAITEKLIEDLGNEKYNLIVEGTLRTSEVPLKTSRLLHDKGYNTNLNIVCVKPEFSYLGTLERYQKMKENGFIARATPKEAHDNVVTNFAENLSKIYLEKEFDNIEVFTREGKCLYSLKDTPNINPGEIIKKEFDRELTMEEKKKLIESYKKIKEKLNENDKNFQEVTKFLRTVNKNYNCLTGNQINIEAHFSAENKWISKKETKKYGIKVEEGAKETIGQITYIENNKLYQKPMSFYNISDLKITKEIEQKFVPIKEKEKAQEISKSKGQEIGD encoded by the coding sequence ATGGATAATTTTACTGAGAAAGAATTTGAAGAAATTTATAATTTTATTAAATCTAAATTAATTATAGATAAAGAAGTGTGTAATGAGCAAAGAGTTTATGTTTTAGGTGGACAACCTGGTGCTGGAAAATCAACTTTGACTTCAAGAATTGAAGAAAAAATGAAAAATAATATTATAGCCATAAATGGAGATGATTTTAGAAGCTACCATCCTAAATATAAAAATTTAGTTAAAGCTTATGGAGATGATTCGGTCCTTTATACTCAAAAATTTTCAAATGCTATAACAGAAAAATTAATTGAAGATTTAGGAAATGAAAAATATAATTTGATTGTAGAAGGTACTCTTAGAACTTCAGAAGTACCTTTAAAAACATCTAGGTTACTTCATGATAAAGGATACAATACAAATCTTAATATAGTTTGTGTAAAGCCAGAATTTTCTTATCTAGGGACTTTAGAGAGATATCAAAAAATGAAAGAAAATGGATTTATAGCAAGAGCTACACCAAAAGAAGCACATGATAATGTAGTTACAAACTTTGCAGAAAATTTATCAAAGATATACTTAGAAAAAGAATTTGATAATATTGAGGTTTTTACAAGAGAAGGAAAATGCTTATATTCATTAAAAGATACACCAAATATTAATCCAGGAGAAATAATAAAAAAAGAATTTGATAGAGAATTAACTATGGAAGAAAAGAAAAAATTAATTGAAAGTTATAAGAAAATAAAAGAAAAATTAAATGAAAATGATAAAAATTTTCAAGAAGTAACTAAATTTTTAAGAACTGTAAATAAAAACTATAATTGCCTTACAGGAAATCAAATAAATATAGAAGCTCATTTTTCAGCTGAAAATAAATGGATAAGTAAAAAAGAAACTAAAAAATATGGCATTAAAGTGGAAGAAGGAGCAAAAGAAACAATAGGTCAAATTACTTATATAGAAAATAATAAATTATATCAAAAACCTATGTCTTTCTATAATATTTCAGATTTAAAAATAACAAAAGAGATAGAACAAAAGTTTGTACCAATTAAAGAAAAAGAAAAGGCACAAGAAATATCAAAGTCAAAAGGACAAGAAATAGGAGATTAG
- a CDS encoding type II toxin-antitoxin system Phd/YefM family antitoxin: MIAINVNDDIFDKTIGNEEEVIIKRKNKTDDLILLTAKKYNEILEELKRFQYWQEIDKRIEDLKAGKGIIMPAPLGVDDE, translated from the coding sequence ATGATAGCTATTAATGTTAATGATGATATATTTGATAAAACAATAGGTAATGAAGAAGAAGTTATTATTAAAAGAAAAAATAAGACAGATGACTTAATTTTATTAACTGCTAAAAAATACAATGAAATTTTAGAAGAACTTAAAAGGTTTCAATATTGGCAAGAAATTGACAAAAGAATTGAAGATTTAAAAGCTGGAAAAGGTATAATAATGCCTGCTCCCTTAGGTGTTGATGATGAATAA
- a CDS encoding IS1634 family transposase: protein MFLEKRKVGNNIYLMLIKNNVYFKNGVKKAKKDLVASFGNIANYDNGDPNFFEKLRDNFKKGIALIPELEKYIQPNETFNEISLEDLNQYSEKNVGYLILNNLFNLLGISQVITLEKSRKNINYDILGLLRLLVFTRFLNPDSKIKSFEQKDDFLFPITSSKNYYEIYKVLDILNRKQEAITSAINSNIEKYIDRNASLTYYDVINYYFEIDKSDEDNQNKKGLRKIGVSKENRKSPIIQMGMFLDENSIPIAYNLFPGNTLDTQTLRPAMKKYIDKYQFKDILIVADRGMISGSNEIHILEEGNDYLFAKSIRKSKKEIKDWVSDEADYISNEVGTFKAKSKIIEIQTKDENGIIHKTKEKILAYWSKDFYQKELNEKQNFIETLEKYAKAPSTIPNSRKRGLDKYIITTQINKKTGKILKTREIREVDLDKLEKENKLMGYYILATSRLEMSDDEMLSTYKGLTKIENCFRILKTDLETRPVYVRTEEHINAHFLICFIALTMMRILQHRVSINIEKNKKIKVWDEGMSSHKIQEALKEFKCLNIDNYCVFRKNKNENIEILLRALGMENNFKVQDIETLKKNMKFTLSNISR from the coding sequence ATGTTTTTAGAAAAAAGAAAAGTTGGTAATAATATTTATCTTATGCTTATTAAAAATAATGTATACTTCAAAAATGGTGTAAAAAAAGCTAAAAAGGATTTAGTTGCTTCTTTTGGTAATATAGCTAATTATGATAATGGTGATCCCAATTTCTTTGAAAAACTAAGAGATAACTTTAAAAAAGGTATTGCGCTAATTCCTGAATTAGAAAAATATATTCAACCTAATGAAACATTTAATGAAATATCTTTAGAAGATTTGAATCAATATTCTGAAAAAAATGTCGGTTACTTAATTCTTAATAATCTTTTTAATCTACTTGGTATTTCTCAAGTTATTACTTTAGAAAAATCTAGAAAAAATATTAATTATGATATCTTAGGTTTGCTTAGACTTCTTGTTTTTACTAGATTTCTTAATCCTGATAGTAAAATTAAATCTTTTGAACAAAAAGATGATTTCCTTTTTCCTATTACTTCTTCTAAAAACTATTATGAAATATATAAAGTCTTAGATATATTAAACAGAAAGCAAGAAGCTATCACTAGTGCTATTAATTCTAATATAGAAAAATACATTGATAGAAATGCTTCTTTGACATATTATGATGTAATTAATTATTACTTTGAAATAGATAAATCTGATGAAGATAATCAAAATAAAAAAGGTTTAAGGAAAATCGGTGTTTCTAAAGAAAATAGAAAAAGTCCTATTATTCAAATGGGAATGTTTTTGGATGAAAATTCTATACCTATCGCATATAATCTTTTTCCTGGTAATACACTTGATACTCAAACTTTGAGACCTGCTATGAAAAAATATATTGATAAGTATCAATTTAAAGATATTTTAATTGTTGCTGACAGAGGAATGATATCTGGAAGTAATGAAATACATATTTTAGAAGAAGGTAATGATTACCTCTTCGCAAAAAGTATAAGAAAATCTAAAAAAGAAATTAAAGACTGGGTATCAGATGAAGCAGATTACATCTCTAATGAAGTGGGAACCTTTAAAGCAAAATCTAAAATTATTGAGATTCAGACAAAAGATGAAAATGGAATTATTCATAAAACTAAAGAAAAAATCTTAGCTTATTGGAGTAAAGATTTCTATCAGAAAGAATTAAATGAAAAACAAAACTTTATTGAAACTTTAGAAAAATATGCTAAAGCTCCTTCAACAATACCAAATAGTAGAAAAAGAGGACTAGATAAGTATATAATAACAACTCAGATTAATAAGAAAACAGGTAAAATTCTTAAAACTAGGGAAATAAGAGAAGTTGATTTAGATAAGTTAGAAAAAGAAAATAAATTAATGGGATATTACATTTTAGCTACATCGCGCTTAGAAATGTCAGATGATGAAATGTTATCAACATATAAAGGACTAACAAAAATAGAAAATTGCTTTAGAATTTTAAAAACAGATTTGGAAACAAGACCAGTTTATGTAAGAACAGAAGAACATATAAATGCACATTTTTTAATATGTTTTATTGCATTAACAATGATGAGAATATTACAACATAGAGTATCAATAAATATAGAAAAAAATAAAAAGATAAAAGTGTGGGATGAAGGAATGAGTTCACATAAAATACAAGAAGCATTAAAAGAATTTAAATGCTTAAATATAGATAATTACTGTGTGTTTAGAAAAAATAAGAATGAAAATATAGAAATACTTTTAAGAGCACTAGGAATGGAAAATAATTTTAAAGTTCAAGATATAGAAACATTAAAAAAGAATATGAAATTTACACTATCAAATATATCAAGGTAA
- a CDS encoding acyltransferase: MYAINFRYLISLNVIKTKYKKIKNKLEIFGKLRKNKIKISGNNNIIYVGKNSLLRDSNIFIKGNNNILYIGEDCAVNNLSIILDNEGSEIRIGNKTSIAKAQIVSLEPYKIEIGEDCMLSYDIEIRNTDSHKIYDKNTNKRINEGNSVKIGNHVWLGMRAIILKGVTIEDNSIVAAGSIVTKDVKANTIVSGNPAKQIKENIYWTREEVMKCLEEKNE; the protein is encoded by the coding sequence ATGTATGCTATTAATTTTAGATATTTAATAAGCTTAAATGTTATAAAAACAAAGTATAAAAAAATAAAAAATAAATTAGAAATATTTGGAAAATTAAGAAAAAATAAAATAAAAATTTCTGGAAATAACAATATAATATATGTTGGAAAAAATTCATTACTTAGAGATTCTAATATTTTTATAAAGGGAAATAATAACATCCTCTATATTGGAGAAGATTGTGCTGTTAACAATTTATCAATTATTTTAGATAATGAAGGTTCAGAAATCAGAATAGGAAACAAAACTTCAATCGCAAAGGCACAAATTGTATCTTTAGAACCCTATAAAATTGAAATTGGAGAAGATTGTATGTTATCCTATGATATAGAAATAAGAAATACTGATTCCCATAAAATATATGATAAAAATACAAATAAAAGAATTAATGAGGGAAATAGTGTTAAAATTGGAAATCATGTATGGTTAGGAATGAGGGCTATTATTTTAAAAGGCGTAACTATAGAAGATAATTCTATTGTGGCTGCTGGGAGTATAGTAACAAAAGATGTAAAAGCTAATACTATTGTATCTGGAAATCCAGCAAAACAGATAAAAGAAAATATATATTGGACAAGAGAAGAAGTGATGAAGTGTTTAGAGGAGAAAAATGAGTAA
- a CDS encoding IS30 family transposase, whose product MILQQYTIKRRKGQHLTLIERGKIEAFLKINMPKIQIASEIGISIRTLYREINRGMVKGLLNSDYSTYDTYSAEFAHRKYLEAMKDKEGTLKIGKNRKLIEYVENSMLNDKNSPYVALENAKKENIEVNICLKTLYNYIHKELFINFSEEDMIYKKARRKQERIPKRIRKIGGKSIEERPEEINNRQELGHFEADTVLGKRGTKEAILVLTDRKTRLEMVRKIPDKTAESVIKELSKIITEYPGMIKSITSDNGSEFMRADKIEEENIAYYYAHSYSSWERGSNENNNKLIRRFIPKGTDISEISEEEIKRIEKWMNDYPRKIFNGKSANEMYLSEFTKYFS is encoded by the coding sequence ATGATTCTACAACAGTATACAATAAAAAGAAGAAAAGGACAACATTTAACTTTAATTGAGAGAGGTAAAATTGAAGCTTTCTTAAAAATTAATATGCCTAAAATTCAAATTGCTTCTGAAATTGGTATTAGTATCAGAACTCTTTATCGCGAAATTAACAGGGGAATGGTAAAAGGACTTCTTAATTCTGATTACTCTACTTATGATACATATTCTGCTGAGTTTGCACACAGAAAATACTTAGAAGCTATGAAAGATAAAGAAGGAACACTAAAAATTGGTAAAAATCGTAAATTAATAGAGTATGTTGAGAATTCTATGCTTAATGATAAAAATTCTCCATATGTAGCCTTAGAAAATGCTAAAAAAGAAAATATAGAAGTGAATATTTGTTTAAAAACTCTATATAACTACATTCATAAAGAATTATTCATAAATTTTTCTGAAGAAGATATGATTTACAAAAAAGCTAGAAGAAAACAAGAAAGGATTCCAAAAAGAATAAGAAAGATTGGAGGAAAGAGTATAGAAGAAAGACCAGAAGAAATAAATAACAGACAAGAATTAGGTCATTTTGAAGCAGATACTGTGTTAGGAAAAAGAGGAACAAAGGAAGCTATATTAGTATTAACAGATAGAAAAACAAGGCTAGAAATGGTAAGAAAGATACCTGATAAAACAGCAGAAAGTGTGATAAAAGAATTAAGTAAAATAATAACAGAGTATCCTGGAATGATAAAAAGTATAACAAGTGATAATGGTAGTGAATTTATGAGAGCAGACAAGATAGAGGAAGAAAATATCGCATATTATTATGCACATAGTTATAGCTCGTGGGAAAGAGGAAGCAATGAGAATAATAACAAGTTAATAAGGAGATTTATTCCCAAAGGAACTGACATATCAGAAATAAGTGAAGAAGAAATTAAGCGAATAGAAAAGTGGATGAATGATTACCCAAGAAAAATATTTAATGGAAAAAGTGCAAATGAAATGTATTTAAGTGAATTTACTAAATATTTTTCATAA
- a CDS encoding IS3 family transposase gives MAYRFIQKYSFLFGVRWLLRRLNIYPNAYYNYLKNRKKESIQEKENIKSKIKEIYHSNNGILGHRQIKKFLQRLYNINISKTTAHKYLNKELKLSSITRVKRLNYKKGKPHKIFENLLNQNFYVSEPNKIWCTDFTYLKLTDGSFRYNCSILDLYDRSIVSSITAKEMTSDLAIKTLERALRKVTKIRNKIILHSDQGSQYSSKKFVEYCEKNMIQPEFYKKNSQKKVTKVHTT, from the coding sequence ATGGCTTATCGTTTCATTCAAAAATATAGTTTTCTATTTGGAGTTAGATGGTTATTAAGAAGACTTAATATCTATCCTAATGCTTATTACAATTATCTTAAAAATAGGAAAAAAGAAAGTATTCAGGAAAAAGAAAATATAAAAAGTAAAATTAAAGAGATTTATCATTCTAATAATGGTATATTAGGTCATAGACAAATTAAAAAATTTTTACAAAGATTGTATAACATTAATATTAGTAAGACTACTGCGCATAAATATTTAAATAAGGAGTTAAAACTTTCTTCTATTACAAGAGTTAAGAGACTTAACTATAAAAAGGGAAAGCCTCATAAAATTTTTGAAAATTTATTGAACCAAAATTTCTATGTCTCAGAACCCAACAAAATCTGGTGTACAGATTTCACATATTTAAAATTAACAGATGGAAGTTTTAGATACAACTGTAGTATTTTAGATTTATATGACAGAAGCATAGTATCTAGCATAACAGCTAAAGAAATGACAAGTGATTTAGCGATAAAAACATTAGAAAGAGCATTAAGAAAAGTAACAAAAATAAGGAATAAGATAATATTACATAGTGATCAAGGAAGCCAATATTCTTCAAAGAAATTTGTAGAGTATTGTGAAAAAAATATGATACAACCCGAGTTTTACAAAAAAAACTCTCAAAAAAAGGTAACAAAAGTCCATACTACCTAA
- a CDS encoding ParA family protein — MERKIVLTYKKNGNFNQAILTIDKKILKSLNLSENETGIYLSYLNNEITLKKRDNKRIEKIIMDKDGNLKELSKNINLNVSHSNKEKGYFNYKLTIPGAIVKAMELDKDPNIDIRTEGDKIIITSLKYRDYRNYIVEESEETIFREEISEYNQGGKMKNIFTVKVNKGGIGKTFFTVQIGHGLALQDYKVLLITSDSQNNILHYTKSKKEIDKYDLSKGLRHAVLYGDNRDLYIKVRENLYFLPTESSVFSDAFEKKFDNFIRKKRIEYDYILIDSIPTMDIDKKFMECSDQLIIPTFCDYSTYEGTLNVIEEVGANKIHSIIINLFKNTKIQKRYYSEFEKSLSGTGIVFPKPIKELSLIENLIENGKTIWESGSKLLIDAQNSFADVIAKIIKNK, encoded by the coding sequence ATGGAAAGAAAAATAGTTTTAACTTATAAAAAAAATGGTAATTTTAATCAAGCAATATTAACTATTGATAAAAAAATTTTAAAAAGTCTTAATCTTTCAGAAAACGAAACAGGGATATATTTAAGTTATTTAAACAATGAAATTACCTTAAAAAAAAGAGATAATAAGAGAATAGAAAAAATTATTATGGATAAGGATGGTAATTTAAAAGAACTATCAAAAAATATTAATTTGAATGTGTCTCATTCAAATAAAGAGAAGGGATATTTCAACTATAAATTAACTATTCCTGGTGCAATAGTAAAAGCTATGGAACTAGATAAGGATCCAAATATTGATATAAGAACAGAGGGAGATAAGATTATAATAACATCTTTAAAATATAGAGATTATAGAAATTATATAGTTGAAGAGTCTGAAGAAACAATTTTTAGAGAAGAAATATCTGAATATAATCAGGGAGGTAAAATGAAAAATATCTTCACAGTAAAGGTTAATAAAGGTGGAATAGGAAAGACATTTTTTACTGTTCAAATAGGTCATGGATTAGCATTACAAGACTATAAGGTATTACTTATTACTTCAGATAGCCAAAATAATATATTACACTATACAAAGAGTAAAAAAGAAATAGATAAATATGATTTGTCAAAAGGTTTAAGACATGCAGTACTTTATGGAGATAATAGAGATTTATATATAAAAGTTAGAGAAAATTTATATTTTCTTCCAACAGAGTCATCAGTATTTTCTGATGCTTTTGAAAAGAAATTTGATAATTTTATAAGAAAAAAAAGAATAGAATATGACTACATTCTAATAGATTCTATTCCAACAATGGATATAGATAAGAAGTTTATGGAATGTTCAGACCAACTTATAATACCTACTTTCTGTGATTATTCAACTTATGAAGGTACTCTAAATGTAATTGAAGAAGTAGGAGCTAATAAAATACATTCAATAATTATAAATCTATTTAAAAATACTAAAATCCAAAAGAGATATTACTCAGAGTTTGAAAAATCACTATCAGGAACAGGAATAGTATTTCCTAAACCCATAAAAGAATTATCATTAATTGAGAATTTAATTGAAAATGGGAAAACTATATGGGAATCAGGTTCTAAATTATTAATAGATGCTCAAAATAGTTTTGCAGATGTTATTGCTAAGATTATAAAAAATAAATAA
- a CDS encoding lipopolysaccharide biosynthesis protein: MHIMLEIGKNIIDKEYKEINILKNSRRNYVSEIQINNVSYIFKEPRNECIIPQRKFFTLFKKGEALATLVNVNKVIIEDNLIEYAKPLLVIVKRKNGMICYSALVQEKINIETDRNLDKMVEVTKKIHSKGYYHGDCNPSNFITSNDIIKILDTQAKKMRFGNYRAHYDMLTMKIDNYPDMKYPYKKNIFYYFALSMKKFKRLKFIQKIKEKKKKLREKGWKI; this comes from the coding sequence ATGCATATAATGCTTGAAATTGGCAAAAATATTATAGATAAAGAATATAAAGAAATTAATATTTTAAAGAATTCAAGAAGAAATTATGTTTCTGAAATTCAGATAAATAATGTTAGTTATATATTTAAAGAACCTAGAAATGAATGTATTATTCCTCAAAGAAAGTTTTTTACCTTATTTAAAAAGGGAGAAGCATTAGCAACTTTAGTAAATGTAAATAAAGTAATTATAGAAGATAACTTAATTGAGTATGCAAAGCCACTTTTAGTAATAGTAAAAAGAAAAAATGGAATGATTTGCTATTCTGCTCTAGTTCAAGAAAAAATTAATATTGAAACAGATAGAAATCTTGATAAAATGGTTGAGGTCACAAAAAAAATTCATAGTAAAGGTTATTATCATGGTGATTGTAATCCAAGTAATTTTATAACATCAAATGATATAATAAAAATATTAGATACTCAGGCAAAAAAAATGAGATTTGGAAATTATAGAGCTCATTATGATATGTTAACTATGAAGATAGATAATTATCCTGATATGAAATATCCTTATAAGAAAAATATATTTTATTACTTTGCATTATCTATGAAAAAGTTTAAAAGACTTAAATTTATTCAAAAAATAAAAGAAAAAAAGAAAAAATTAAGAGAAAAGGGCTGGAAAATATAA